In Centroberyx gerrardi isolate f3 chromosome 11, fCenGer3.hap1.cur.20231027, whole genome shotgun sequence, the following are encoded in one genomic region:
- the LOC139908117 gene encoding olfactory receptor 52D1-like: MENQTFNEHVLLLERLKVTPQSSFPAFIFLLIIYIFIVVSNLGLVVLISRDRSLHQPMYLLLCNLSINDVFGATAIVPRLLSEIFTARKGRYISYIECVIQAFCVHYYASCLYITLMIMGFDRYVAICNPLRYTTIMTNNMVLRLTVFNWGVSLVLVGTLIALSVRLSRCRRVISHPFCDNASLFKLSCESIVINNIYGLAMTTVVLAFSIGSTIFTYLKIAMVCLNNKSKVLNSRALQTCATHLTVYMIMIVSGTVIIILHRFPQLSDQRKLAAIMFHVVPPAMNAVIYGLQIKEVRQKIIIMFHNNKVTLKEVKSQD; encoded by the coding sequence ATGGAGAACCAGACATTCAATGAGCATGTCCTTCTCCTGgagaggttaaaggtcactCCACAGTCCTCCTTTCCtgccttcatcttcctcctaaTCATCTACATCTTCATCGTAGTGTCCAACCTCGGCCTGGTGGTGCTGATCTCGAGGGACAGGAGCCTCCACCAGCCCATGTATCTGCTCCTCTGCAACTTGAGTATTAATGATGTTTTTGGGGCTACAGCCATTGTTCCTCGTTTGCTGAGTGAAATTTTTACAGCAAGAAAAGGCCGGTACATTTCCTATATAGAGTGTGTCATTCAAGCATTCTGTGTTCATTATTATGCAAGCTGCTTATACATAACTCTCATGATCATGGGCTTTGATAGGTATGTGGCCATCTGCAATCCCCTGCGATACACCACCATCATGACCAACAACATGGTGCTGAGGCTGACTGTTTTTAATTGGGGGGTGAGCTTAGTCTTAGTGGGTACCCTCATAGCTCTCAGTGTCCGTCTGTCCCGGTGCAGGCGGGTCATATCACACCCCTTCTGTGACAACGCCTCCTTGTTCAAGCTCTCTTGCGAAAGTATTGTGATAAATAATATCTATGGCCTCGCCATGACAACGGTCGTCTTAGCCTTTTCCATCGGGAGCACAATATTCACCTACCTGAAGATCGCCATGGTGTGTCTGAACAATAAGAGCAAGGTGTTAAACAGTCGAGCGCTGCAGACCTGTGCCACCCACCTAACTGTGTATATGATCATGATTGTGTCAGGAACCGTCATTATCATCCTGCACCGTTTCCCTCAGTTATCAGACCAAAGGAAACTAGCAGCCATTATGTTCCATGTGGTCCCCCCTGCCATGAATGCTGTTATCTATGGGCTACAAATTAAAGAGGTCAGACAAAAGATTATCATCATGtttcataataataaagtgACTCTGAAGGAGGTGAAATCACAAGACTGA
- the LOC139908116 gene encoding olfactory receptor 52D1-like, which translates to MENQTFNEHVLLLERLKVTPQSSFPAFIFLLIIYIFIVVSNLGLVVLISRDRSLHQPMYLLLCNLSINDVFGATAIIPRLLSEIFTARKGRYISYIECVIQAFCVHYHASCLYITLMIMGFDRYVAICNPLRYTTIMTNNMVLRLTVFNWGVSLVLVGTLIALSVRLSRCRRVILNPFCDNPSLFKLSCESIVINNIYGLAMTTVVLAFSIGSTIFTYLKIAMVCLNNKSKVLNSRALQTCATHLTVYMIMIVSGTVIIILHRFPQLSDQRKLAAIMFHVVPPAMNAVIYGLQIKEVRQKIIIMFHNNKVTLKEVKSQD; encoded by the coding sequence ATGGAGAACCAGACATTCAATGAGCATGTCCTTCTCCTGgagaggttaaaggtcactCCACAGTCCTCCTTTCCtgccttcatcttcctcctaaTCATCTACATCTTCATCGTAGTGTCCAACCTCGGCCTGGTGGTGCTGATCTCGAGGGACAGGAGCCTCCACCAGCCCATGTATCTGCTCCTCTGCAACTTGAGTATTAATGATGTTTTTGGGGCTACAGCCATTATTCCTCGTTTGCTGAGTGAAATTTTTACAGCAAGAAAAGGCCGGTACATTTCCTATATAGAGTGTGTCATTCAAGCATTCTGTGTTCATTATCATGCAAGCTGCTTATACATAACTCTCATGATCATGGGCTTTGATAGGTATGTGGCCATCTGCAATCCCCTGCGATACACCACCATCATGACCAACAACATGGTGCTGAGGCTGACTGTTTTTAATTGGGGGGTGAGCTTAGTCTTAGTGGGTACCCTCATAGCTCTCAGTGTCCGTCTGTCCCGGTGCAGGCGGGTCATATTAAACCCCTTCTGTGACAACCCCTCCTTGTTCAAGCTCTCTTGCGAAAGTATTGTGATAAATAATATCTATGGCCTCGCCATGACAACGGTCGTCTTAGCCTTTTCCATCGGGAGCACAATATTCACCTACCTGAAGATCGCCATGGTGTGTCTGAACAATAAGAGCAAGGTGTTAAACAGTCGAGCGCTGCAGACCTGTGCCACCCACCTAACTGTGTATATGATCATGATTGTGTCAGGAACCGTCATTATCATCCTGCACCGTTTCCCTCAGTTATCAGACCAAAGGAAACTAGCAGCCATTATGTTCCATGTGGTCCCCCCTGCCATGAATGCTGTTATCTATGGGCTACAAATTAAAGAGGTCAGGCAAAAGATT